A genomic segment from Chitinophaga flava encodes:
- a CDS encoding ExbD/TolR family protein — MAEINTTAPNGRHCGKRTRSNKKSTRVDMTPMVDLGFLLITFFMLTTTLSQPKTMDLLMPRSDGDPMSLAASKALTVILGPQGRIAWYEGIGDDPSQPPQVNYTSFANHNGIRDIIIRKKEAVSKAFHQNDLMVLIKADKQARYENVVDIMDEMLINQVDRYAIVDIHPKEEAYFK; from the coding sequence ATGGCTGAAATAAATACAACTGCTCCAAATGGCCGCCACTGCGGCAAAAGAACACGCAGCAACAAAAAATCAACCCGTGTGGATATGACACCTATGGTAGACCTGGGTTTTCTGCTGATCACATTCTTTATGCTCACCACTACCTTGTCACAGCCCAAAACCATGGACCTGCTGATGCCCCGCAGTGATGGAGATCCTATGTCGCTGGCTGCCAGCAAAGCGCTGACTGTTATACTGGGACCTCAGGGACGCATCGCCTGGTATGAAGGCATCGGAGATGATCCATCACAACCGCCACAGGTAAATTATACCTCTTTTGCCAACCACAACGGTATCCGCGATATCATCATCCGTAAAAAAGAAGCAGTGAGTAAGGCCTTCCATCAAAATGATCTGATGGTACTTATCAAAGCTGATAAGCAGGCCCGCTATGAAAATGTAGTAGACATCATGGATGAAATGCTGATCAACCAGGTAGACCGCTACGCTATTGTAGACATCCATCCCAAGGAAGAAGCCTATTTCAAATAG
- a CDS encoding isopenicillin N synthase family dioxygenase, which translates to MAITHSIPSVDLADFTSGDANRKAAFVQQLGKAYEEVGFVAVKNHGIPDELIADLYNYVQAFFKLPFETKHTYEIPELAGQRGYTSFGKEHAKGYDAPDLKEFFQFGQTVEDNDPIGEEYPPNVAVAEVPAFTPTFFKAYRGFETSGKHLLQAIALFLGLDEHYFDDKIHNGNSILRAIHYPPINQEPKSAIRAEQHEDINLITLLVGASADGLQILDKQNNWVPVTSLPEQIVVNVGDMLQRLTNNRLKSTTHRVVNPPREMWHTSRYSIPFFLHPKSGMKLDCLGSCVTAENPLAYEPITAGEYLDERLREIGLKK; encoded by the coding sequence ATGGCAATTACCCATTCCATCCCATCAGTAGACCTGGCAGACTTCACCTCCGGTGATGCCAACAGGAAAGCTGCTTTTGTGCAGCAACTGGGAAAGGCTTATGAAGAAGTTGGTTTTGTAGCGGTAAAGAATCATGGTATTCCTGACGAGCTTATTGCAGACCTCTACAATTACGTACAAGCATTTTTCAAGCTTCCCTTTGAAACCAAACATACATACGAAATTCCTGAACTGGCCGGCCAGCGTGGTTATACCTCCTTTGGTAAGGAACACGCCAAAGGTTATGACGCGCCTGACCTGAAAGAGTTTTTCCAGTTTGGTCAGACTGTGGAAGACAACGATCCGATCGGGGAAGAATATCCACCTAACGTAGCGGTGGCAGAAGTACCAGCTTTCACACCGACCTTCTTTAAAGCTTACCGTGGTTTTGAGACTTCCGGCAAGCACCTGCTGCAGGCTATCGCCCTGTTCCTGGGTCTGGACGAGCATTACTTCGATGACAAAATACACAATGGTAATTCCATTCTCAGGGCCATCCACTACCCTCCTATCAATCAGGAGCCTAAATCGGCCATCAGAGCGGAACAACATGAAGATATCAATCTGATTACCCTGCTGGTAGGCGCTTCTGCCGACGGCCTGCAGATCCTGGACAAACAAAATAACTGGGTGCCGGTAACATCCCTGCCGGAACAAATTGTGGTAAACGTGGGCGATATGCTGCAACGCCTTACCAACAACCGGTTAAAATCCACTACTCACCGGGTTGTCAACCCTCCCCGTGAAATGTGGCATACCTCCCGCTATTCCATCCCCTTCTTCCTGCATCCTAAATCCGGTATGAAGCTGGATTGCCTGGGAAGCTGCGTTACCGCCGAAAACCCGCTGGCATATGAACCTATCACTGCCGGTGAATACCTCGATGAACGCCTGCGCGAAATTGGGTTGAAAAAATAA
- a CDS encoding DUF4199 family protein: MQRFHLHLPVVHSKGYGIILAVICMVLTVVSYATDQYGALWTGFGIALVFFVGILISIIHYNGTHGEKTSTASAFYLGIRTTFLATFLLGVFALIFHVLVVNGTIHRLIPQGFQQTPRIIRGIETEKERFWILFVGNVLIADIAMGVLAAMLGALVFKANQKSAGEATKDNI, from the coding sequence ATGCAACGGTTTCATCTACATCTGCCCGTTGTACATTCGAAGGGATACGGCATCATTCTCGCCGTTATTTGTATGGTACTCACGGTTGTTTCTTATGCTACCGATCAATACGGTGCGTTGTGGACAGGCTTTGGTATCGCCCTGGTGTTTTTTGTAGGTATTTTAATCTCCATCATCCATTATAACGGGACGCATGGTGAGAAGACTTCTACGGCTTCCGCTTTTTACCTGGGTATCCGGACCACCTTCCTCGCTACCTTCCTGCTGGGGGTATTTGCCCTGATATTTCATGTTCTGGTGGTAAATGGGACTATTCATCGCCTGATACCTCAGGGCTTTCAGCAGACGCCCAGGATTATCAGAGGGATAGAAACAGAAAAGGAAAGGTTCTGGATTCTGTTTGTGGGTAATGTGTTGATTGCTGATATTGCTATGGGCGTGCTGGCCGCTATGCTGGGAGCACTCGTTTTTAAGGCCAATCAGAAGTCTGCCGGCGAAGCTACAAAGGACAACATTTAA
- the chrA gene encoding chromate efflux transporter translates to MFLRHIPFLKAVLLHSITAYGGPQGHLAMMMKTFVYQRKDVTEQELMEYNAFCQLLPGASSSQTLTLIGYKRGGVMLAIFTLLIWITPACLMMGSLSFLLQYFNKSALQTDIFKYVQPMAVGFLAYGGLKAYRISINNVATFVIMIVAMFAACYLKSPWTFPALIILGGIVSNFSNKRIPDISDKPKKIQWGNIWLFVLIFVLAGILSEYARSHEWVTRRPFNLFENFYRFGSLVFGGGDILIAMMLEQYVTRAKSQYLSAEELLTGAGIMRALPGPTFSISAYVGGMAMRNLGMGYQFLGCVLAPIAIFLPSLLLVLFFFPIWHNLKKYVIIYRALEGINAVVVGIMWAATFILFLAIPTNWYNILIMICTLALLIFTKLPSPFIVIACLIMGWIL, encoded by the coding sequence GTGTTTCTACGTCATATACCTTTTCTCAAAGCGGTGCTATTACATAGCATAACTGCCTACGGTGGCCCGCAGGGGCACCTGGCAATGATGATGAAAACATTTGTATACCAGCGAAAAGATGTTACCGAGCAGGAGCTGATGGAATATAATGCTTTCTGCCAGTTGCTTCCCGGGGCATCATCATCCCAAACCCTTACCCTCATTGGCTATAAACGCGGTGGCGTGATGCTGGCCATCTTTACCCTGCTTATCTGGATCACGCCAGCCTGCCTGATGATGGGCTCGCTTAGTTTCCTGCTGCAGTATTTCAATAAAAGCGCCTTACAAACGGATATCTTTAAATACGTACAGCCGATGGCGGTAGGTTTTCTGGCCTATGGCGGCCTCAAGGCATACCGGATCAGCATCAACAATGTGGCCACCTTTGTGATCATGATTGTGGCCATGTTTGCAGCCTGTTACCTCAAATCACCCTGGACTTTCCCCGCCCTGATCATATTGGGCGGCATCGTTTCCAACTTCAGTAACAAACGTATTCCGGATATTTCAGACAAGCCGAAAAAAATACAGTGGGGAAATATATGGCTGTTTGTGCTCATCTTCGTACTGGCGGGTATCCTCTCGGAATATGCCCGTTCCCATGAATGGGTGACACGCCGTCCCTTCAACCTTTTTGAGAACTTCTACCGTTTCGGCAGCCTGGTATTCGGCGGCGGCGATATCCTGATCGCGATGATGCTGGAACAGTACGTTACCCGTGCCAAATCGCAATATCTGAGCGCGGAGGAGCTGCTTACCGGTGCGGGTATTATGCGTGCGCTCCCCGGCCCCACCTTCTCGATATCCGCTTATGTAGGAGGCATGGCTATGCGCAATCTGGGCATGGGCTACCAGTTTTTGGGCTGTGTGCTGGCGCCGATCGCCATTTTCCTGCCAAGCCTGTTACTGGTACTCTTCTTTTTCCCTATCTGGCATAACCTGAAAAAATATGTGATCATCTACCGCGCTCTCGAAGGCATCAACGCGGTAGTAGTAGGTATCATGTGGGCCGCCACCTTTATCCTCTTTCTGGCGATCCCCACCAACTGGTACAACATCCTGATCATGATCTGCACGCTGGCATTACTGATATTCACGAAACTCCCTTCGCCATTTATCGTAATTGCCTGCCTTATCATGGGCTGGATTCTGTAA
- a CDS encoding sigma-54-dependent transcriptional regulator — MKGHILIIDDEDQLRKLLSRLLALEGYTMHEAGNIRSAMKILEKEEISVVLSDVKLPDGNGVELVPTIRTRFPQVETIVLTAYGNIADGVQAIKNGAFDYITKGDDNNRILPLVSKAMDKARLQFRIRDLEKKIAGKYNFDNILGSSPEIMSAIELARKVAPSDMTVLLLGETGSGKEVFAHAIHEGSNRRQQPFVAVNCSAIGKDILESELFGHVTGAFTGAVKDKKGFFEEARGGTIFLDEMGEMPVELQAKLLRVLEAQEFYKVGEPKAIKTDVRVIAATNRNLEQEIAAGHFREDLFYRLSVFQISLPSLNNRKKDIPLLATWFIQQFAPKMNKRLTGMSPAFLQALQQHSWKGNIRELRNVIERAAILTDTDILDVSSLPFDFQQGKDDSTSSLRLADMERSHIIKVLGQVKGNKTRAAELLDIGLTTLYNKIKEYNI, encoded by the coding sequence TTGAAGGGCCATATACTCATTATAGATGATGAAGACCAGTTACGGAAGCTTTTGAGCCGTTTGCTGGCATTGGAGGGTTATACGATGCATGAAGCAGGCAATATCAGGTCTGCCATGAAAATCCTGGAAAAAGAAGAAATCAGCGTTGTGCTGTCGGACGTGAAACTGCCCGATGGCAATGGGGTGGAGCTGGTGCCCACGATCCGCACCCGTTTCCCGCAGGTGGAAACTATCGTCCTGACTGCCTACGGCAATATCGCTGATGGGGTACAAGCCATCAAAAACGGTGCTTTCGATTATATCACCAAGGGTGATGACAACAACCGCATCCTGCCACTGGTAAGCAAAGCCATGGACAAAGCCCGGCTGCAGTTCCGTATCCGCGACCTGGAGAAAAAGATCGCCGGCAAATATAACTTTGACAATATACTGGGCTCTTCGCCCGAAATTATGAGTGCGATAGAACTGGCGCGGAAAGTAGCTCCTTCGGATATGACGGTGCTGCTGCTGGGCGAAACCGGTTCAGGGAAGGAAGTGTTTGCCCACGCCATCCATGAAGGCAGCAACCGCCGTCAGCAGCCGTTTGTGGCGGTCAATTGCAGCGCTATCGGTAAAGACATCCTGGAAAGTGAGCTGTTTGGCCATGTGACCGGCGCCTTTACCGGTGCGGTAAAAGATAAAAAAGGATTTTTTGAAGAAGCCCGTGGCGGTACCATCTTCCTGGATGAAATGGGGGAGATGCCGGTAGAGCTGCAAGCCAAGCTGCTGCGTGTACTGGAGGCTCAGGAGTTTTATAAAGTGGGCGAGCCTAAAGCTATTAAAACAGATGTCCGGGTGATTGCCGCTACCAACCGTAATCTCGAACAGGAGATCGCCGCCGGTCATTTCCGGGAAGATCTGTTTTATCGTTTGTCCGTTTTCCAGATATCACTGCCATCACTGAACAACCGTAAAAAGGATATTCCTTTACTGGCCACCTGGTTTATTCAGCAGTTCGCGCCCAAGATGAATAAACGGCTGACGGGTATGAGTCCCGCTTTCCTGCAGGCTTTACAACAACACAGCTGGAAGGGTAATATAAGGGAGTTGCGTAATGTGATTGAAAGGGCAGCCATTCTCACGGATACGGATATACTGGATGTGTCTTCCCTTCCTTTTGATTTCCAGCAGGGGAAAGATGACAGCACGTCTTCCCTTCGTCTGGCAGATATGGAGAGAAGCCATATCATCAAAGTGCTGGGTCAGGTAAAGGGTAATAAGACCAGGGCAGCGGAGTTGCTGGACATCGGCCTTACTACGCTCTATAATAAGATCAAAGAGTACAATATTTAG